A stretch of Cytophagales bacterium DNA encodes these proteins:
- a CDS encoding SxtJ family membrane protein, giving the protein MKQQDYKTVLVMVLGLLIIAIWREWTWLTYTSIGIGLAAVISNRILTLIVKGWFGLAKVLGYINSRILLTVVYVLILMPLAFLSRMFGNNSVQLKKKNGESYFETRNHKYVKADLENPW; this is encoded by the coding sequence ATGAAACAACAAGATTATAAAACGGTACTGGTCATGGTGCTGGGCTTACTCATCATCGCGATCTGGCGGGAGTGGACCTGGCTGACCTACACATCGATTGGGATCGGACTGGCAGCGGTCATTTCAAATCGAATCTTAACGCTCATCGTGAAAGGATGGTTTGGACTGGCCAAAGTGCTTGGCTACATCAATTCACGTATCCTGCTCACTGTCGTGTATGTATTGATACTCATGCCGCTTGCTTTTCTGAGCAGAATGTTTGGCAACAATTCAGTTCAGCTAAAGAAAAAGAATGGCGAATCCTATTTCGAAACGCGGAACCACAAATACGTCAAAGCGGATTTGGAGAATCCGTGGTGA
- a CDS encoding energy transducer TonB yields MEQKKNPEKDLERSRSPLLALGMVVSLAIAITAFEWRTIQEPIVDLGVIDDQFQDNEIIPQTIQPPPEPPKPKVVLTKVVETKEEVEPPEDLIILEPEEFDPGEILIPYEPEEEPVEEVLSFVEEMPSPEGGMQAFYSFLSKKMKYPKQARRMGMEGKVFVQFVVNEEGKMTDLEVVRGIGVGCDEEALRVMKLAPDWNPGKQRGRPVKVRMVVPIYFHLKN; encoded by the coding sequence ATGGAACAAAAGAAGAATCCGGAAAAAGACCTGGAACGAAGCAGGTCTCCTTTACTGGCCCTGGGTATGGTGGTTAGTTTGGCCATTGCGATAACAGCTTTCGAGTGGCGGACGATTCAGGAACCTATTGTGGATCTTGGTGTAATTGATGACCAATTTCAGGATAATGAGATCATTCCCCAGACCATCCAGCCACCACCAGAGCCTCCAAAGCCCAAGGTGGTTTTGACGAAGGTCGTAGAGACCAAGGAAGAAGTGGAACCGCCAGAAGATCTGATTATTCTGGAACCTGAGGAATTCGATCCGGGAGAAATCTTAATTCCTTATGAACCAGAGGAAGAACCTGTTGAGGAAGTCTTGAGTTTCGTTGAGGAAATGCCTAGCCCGGAAGGAGGAATGCAAGCTTTTTATAGTTTCTTGTCCAAGAAAATGAAGTACCCCAAACAAGCTCGTAGAATGGGCATGGAAGGCAAGGTTTTCGTCCAATTTGTGGTAAACGAGGAAGGAAAGATGACAGATTTAGAAGTAGTCCGAGGCATTGGTGTGGGGTGTGACGAGGAGGCTTTACGGGTGATGAAACTGGCTCCTGACTGGAATCCTGGTAAGCAAAGAGGCCGCCCTGTCAAAGTGAGGATGGTGGTGCCGATCTATTTCCACTTGAAAAATTAA
- a CDS encoding DUF2723 domain-containing protein, producing MGYKLINNVAGWAAFFFSLVVYLLTVEETASFWDCGEFIATAYKLEVPHPPGAPFFLLMGRLFSMLALGDVTQVAYWINILSVLSAAFSILFLFWSITHLARKVVNLEEGEEHLGKTIAIIGAGFVGALTCTFSDSFWFSAVEAEVYAMSSFFTAFVFWAMLKWETIKDESYSNKWLILIAYMMGLSIGVHLLNLVTIPALALIFYFKKYDNWTWKGAIITMGIGGAVIILVNNIIIPGLPSMAGSFEIFFVNTIGLPFNSGLIIFLLLFFGALIYGIIFSERQKKLVLNTAMLCLTFILIGYASYMVVLIRSNYNTPIDENNPEDLIKYVSYLKREQYGNRPLMKGQYFTADLIDQKKGDPVYMKGDDEYIVKDYKVEYEYDPAHSTILPRMYSKSPDGGHQRRYRQITGLREGEKPTFSDNIAFMRKHQLGHMYLRYFMWNFSGRASDIQDADWVGISDAFEELPTELANNPARNIYFMLPLLLGLLGAFIQYYKSPKYFGVTLLLFFLTGAALVLYLNSPPIEPRERDYIYAGSYYVFAIWVGFGVLSLYELLSGSSKRNATIIAVAASFLCLGIPTLMASENWDDHDRTGRFFSVDAAKNYLDSCAPNAILFTGGDNDTFPLWYVQEVEGYRTDVRVVVLSYFNTDWYIEQMMRQAYESDPLPFGLTLKDYQQGGLNDYLPVVEQPNIKGAINAEQYMGLIAKEHPGLQVPTMISAYNAVPARSMFLKVDTSKLIQEGELTTVPYETSELSQYFTDRLTWTVKGRGIEKKDLAIIDLIINSQWKRPIYFNTTSLRSISMDLSKHVVQEGLTYRLMPIEYTSNTGEFLINTDVMYDNLMNKFHWRGLSDPDTYNTEDYRNFCLNHRSSFNSLANAYIEKGDYEKAAEVLKKSLEVMPNEVIPYDFFSVQQMGLLFEVGENDLALNIANEVGTKAEEWLGYFADQGNFEDLEMRRRLLSLSEISRSLRIHGENELATKYADVLKQYYN from the coding sequence ATGGGATACAAGCTAATTAATAATGTAGCGGGATGGGCCGCTTTTTTCTTCTCTCTGGTAGTGTACCTACTCACCGTGGAAGAAACTGCGAGCTTCTGGGATTGTGGAGAGTTCATCGCCACGGCTTATAAGCTCGAAGTACCTCACCCACCCGGAGCACCATTTTTCCTGCTCATGGGTCGACTTTTTTCCATGCTGGCCTTGGGTGACGTAACTCAAGTGGCGTATTGGATCAACATCCTAAGTGTATTGAGTGCTGCTTTCAGCATTTTGTTCCTCTTCTGGTCCATCACTCACCTGGCTCGAAAAGTAGTTAATCTGGAAGAAGGCGAAGAGCACCTTGGCAAAACCATCGCCATCATCGGCGCCGGATTCGTAGGGGCGCTCACCTGTACCTTCTCTGATTCGTTTTGGTTCTCTGCGGTAGAAGCCGAAGTATATGCCATGTCTTCATTTTTCACAGCCTTTGTTTTCTGGGCGATGCTGAAATGGGAAACCATCAAAGACGAGAGCTACTCTAACAAATGGCTGATCCTCATTGCTTACATGATGGGCTTATCCATCGGAGTTCACTTGTTGAACCTCGTTACAATCCCCGCATTGGCACTGATCTTCTATTTCAAAAAATATGACAACTGGACCTGGAAAGGAGCCATCATTACCATGGGAATTGGTGGTGCGGTCATCATTCTGGTCAACAACATCATTATCCCCGGATTGCCATCAATGGCCGGAAGTTTTGAGATCTTTTTCGTGAATACGATTGGGCTTCCATTCAACTCCGGTTTAATTATTTTCTTACTGCTATTTTTTGGCGCTTTGATCTATGGGATCATTTTCTCTGAAAGACAGAAAAAGCTGGTATTGAATACGGCAATGCTTTGCCTTACTTTCATCCTGATCGGTTATGCCTCGTACATGGTCGTATTGATCCGATCTAACTACAATACACCAATTGATGAGAACAACCCTGAAGACCTGATCAAATACGTAAGCTACCTGAAGCGGGAGCAGTACGGCAACAGGCCACTGATGAAAGGTCAGTACTTCACCGCAGACCTGATCGATCAGAAAAAGGGAGATCCTGTCTACATGAAGGGTGATGATGAGTACATCGTCAAAGACTACAAGGTAGAATACGAGTACGATCCCGCGCATTCTACGATCCTTCCCCGTATGTACAGCAAAAGCCCGGATGGAGGTCATCAAAGGCGCTATCGTCAGATTACTGGCTTGCGTGAGGGTGAAAAACCAACTTTCTCGGACAACATTGCTTTCATGCGGAAGCATCAATTGGGCCACATGTATTTACGCTATTTCATGTGGAACTTCTCAGGACGTGCATCAGACATTCAAGATGCAGACTGGGTGGGTATCAGCGATGCATTTGAAGAACTACCAACAGAACTAGCTAATAACCCTGCAAGGAACATCTACTTTATGCTTCCCTTGCTCCTGGGCTTGCTGGGTGCTTTCATTCAATATTATAAAAGTCCAAAATATTTTGGGGTCACCTTACTGTTGTTCTTCCTGACAGGAGCAGCGCTGGTACTCTACCTCAATTCACCACCGATTGAACCTCGTGAAAGAGATTACATCTATGCGGGCTCCTATTATGTATTTGCGATCTGGGTCGGATTTGGCGTGCTATCACTTTATGAGTTATTGAGTGGTTCTTCGAAACGAAATGCGACCATCATTGCGGTGGCAGCTTCCTTCCTGTGCCTGGGTATTCCAACGCTAATGGCCAGTGAAAACTGGGATGATCATGATCGAACAGGCCGATTCTTCTCCGTGGACGCAGCTAAAAACTACCTGGATAGTTGTGCTCCAAATGCGATCTTATTTACCGGCGGGGATAATGACACATTCCCCTTGTGGTACGTGCAGGAGGTAGAAGGCTACCGTACAGACGTTCGAGTGGTGGTATTGAGTTACTTCAATACGGATTGGTACATCGAGCAAATGATGCGTCAGGCTTACGAGTCTGATCCTTTGCCTTTCGGATTGACGTTGAAAGATTATCAACAAGGTGGATTGAATGATTACTTACCTGTCGTGGAACAGCCTAACATCAAAGGAGCAATCAATGCAGAGCAATACATGGGACTGATTGCCAAGGAACATCCTGGTCTACAGGTACCCACCATGATCAGTGCCTACAATGCTGTTCCTGCTCGTTCGATGTTCCTAAAAGTCGATACTTCGAAATTGATCCAGGAAGGAGAATTGACTACTGTACCTTATGAAACTTCAGAGCTTTCTCAGTATTTCACAGATCGACTGACCTGGACGGTGAAAGGCCGAGGGATTGAGAAAAAGGACCTTGCGATCATTGACCTGATCATCAATAGCCAGTGGAAAAGACCAATCTATTTCAATACGACTTCCTTGAGAAGTATTAGCATGGACCTGAGCAAGCATGTGGTACAAGAAGGTTTGACTTATAGATTGATGCCTATCGAATACACATCAAATACTGGAGAATTCCTGATCAATACGGATGTGATGTACGATAACCTGATGAATAAATTCCATTGGAGAGGGTTGTCGGATCCTGATACATACAACACAGAAGATTATAGAAATTTCTGTCTGAATCATCGTTCTTCTTTTAACTCTTTGGCCAATGCCTACATTGAAAAGGGTGATTATGAAAAAGCAGCAGAAGTATTGAAGAAATCTCTGGAAGTGATGCCCAATGAGGTGATTCCATATGACTTCTTCTCTGTTCAGCAAATGGGCTTATTGTTCGAAGTAGGCGAAAATGACCTTGCACTTAACATTGCCAACGAAGTAGGCACCAAAGCAGAAGAGTGGCTGGGGTATTTCGCCGATCAGGGTAACTTCGAAGACCTGGAAATGAGAAGAAGATTGCTTTCTCTTAGTGAAATCAGCAGATCGCTGAGAATCCATGGAGAAAATGAACTAGCGACGAAATACGCCGATGTACTAAAGCAGTATTATAATTAG
- a CDS encoding biopolymer transporter ExbD, which yields MLTRPQKPTINSGSMADIAFLLLIFFLVTTTIKRDKGLLLKLPPPPEKEVEIEIHERNLFNILINANDQYLIEGEIRSDLKGISEEIKTFVLNKGLDPNLSDSPKDAIVSIKASRGTKYSHFIIALDETKKAYYEIYAGRVGLTPTQYLSLNHQNVDEYGLYRKGKDGIPMNISIAEPD from the coding sequence ATGCTTACAAGACCTCAAAAGCCCACCATCAATAGTGGCTCCATGGCGGACATTGCCTTTTTACTGTTGATCTTTTTTCTGGTCACCACAACGATCAAACGAGACAAAGGATTACTACTTAAACTACCCCCTCCACCTGAAAAGGAGGTTGAAATTGAAATTCACGAAAGGAATTTGTTCAATATTCTGATCAATGCTAATGATCAATATCTGATTGAAGGTGAGATACGGTCAGATCTTAAGGGAATTAGTGAAGAGATCAAAACTTTTGTCTTGAATAAGGGTCTGGATCCGAATCTCTCTGATAGTCCAAAAGATGCGATCGTATCCATCAAAGCAAGTAGAGGCACCAAATACAGCCACTTCATAATCGCGCTGGATGAAACAAAAAAGGCCTACTACGAAATCTATGCGGGCCGGGTAGGACTTACTCCAACTCAATACCTGAGTCTGAATCATCAAAATGTTGACGAATATGGCTTGTATCGAAAAGGAAAAGATGGAATCCCGATGAATATCTCGATTGCAGAGCCTGATTGA
- a CDS encoding FMN-binding glutamate synthase family protein, with protein sequence MKVRPAFFLIAFLAIATIVSISLFVVPIWSAFIIVGPLILIGVVDVLQTKQAIRRNFPVIGHGRYLLEKIRPEIMQYFVETDTEGRPINRIYRSMIYQRAKGVNDTSPFGTQMNAYEAGYEWMEHSMYPKAFDEINHDPRVTVGGPNCKQPYDASLLNVSAMSFGALSKNAILALNGGAKDGNFAHNTGEGAISPYHKGPGGDLIWQIGTGYFGCRDDEGNFNPELFKEKATDPQVKMIEIKLSQGAKPGHGGILPGEKNTPEIAAIRHVPVGKTVFSPPYHKAFSDAEGLMKFIQQLRDLSGGKPIGFKMCLGRKEEFLELCDAVKKSGTGPDFITVDGGEGGTGASPVEFSNSLGTPLIEGLSFIHCTLASKGLRDDIRIFASGKIITGFDMIRVLALGADACYSARAMMMALGCIQALECNHNTCPVGVATQDKVLQKGLNPADKRVRVKNFHERTIESFVEMLGAAGLTSPTEVSKKHIFRRVEMHEVRSYEELYPSVTA encoded by the coding sequence ATGAAAGTAAGACCCGCATTTTTTCTAATTGCCTTTTTAGCCATTGCTACAATAGTTTCCATATCCCTATTTGTAGTGCCCATTTGGAGCGCTTTCATCATTGTCGGTCCGTTGATTTTAATCGGAGTTGTGGACGTTTTGCAAACCAAACAGGCCATTCGGCGCAATTTTCCGGTGATCGGACATGGCCGATATCTGTTGGAAAAAATCCGTCCCGAGATCATGCAATATTTTGTGGAAACAGACACAGAAGGTCGCCCCATCAATCGAATTTACCGCTCAATGATCTATCAAAGAGCTAAGGGGGTGAATGATACTTCGCCGTTTGGGACACAAATGAACGCGTATGAAGCAGGTTACGAATGGATGGAGCATTCCATGTATCCAAAAGCATTTGATGAGATAAATCACGATCCGCGGGTCACAGTCGGTGGACCAAACTGCAAGCAGCCTTATGATGCAAGCCTATTGAACGTTTCAGCGATGAGCTTTGGAGCGCTTTCCAAAAATGCGATCCTGGCCTTGAATGGAGGAGCCAAAGACGGCAATTTCGCGCATAATACCGGTGAGGGTGCTATCAGTCCTTATCACAAAGGGCCCGGGGGCGATTTGATCTGGCAAATAGGTACAGGATATTTCGGATGTCGAGACGATGAGGGGAACTTCAATCCCGAGTTATTCAAGGAAAAAGCAACAGATCCTCAGGTCAAAATGATTGAGATCAAGTTGTCTCAGGGAGCTAAACCTGGACATGGGGGGATTTTGCCAGGTGAAAAAAATACGCCCGAAATTGCGGCAATCAGACACGTTCCAGTAGGCAAAACCGTGTTTTCACCTCCCTACCACAAGGCATTTTCTGATGCAGAAGGATTGATGAAATTCATCCAGCAATTGCGTGATCTTTCTGGTGGGAAGCCCATCGGTTTCAAAATGTGTCTGGGTAGGAAAGAGGAATTTTTGGAATTGTGCGATGCTGTTAAAAAATCAGGAACAGGACCAGATTTCATTACTGTAGATGGTGGAGAAGGTGGGACTGGTGCCTCTCCGGTCGAGTTTTCCAATTCTCTAGGGACACCCTTGATAGAAGGATTGTCATTCATTCACTGTACTCTGGCGAGTAAAGGCCTGAGAGACGACATCAGAATATTTGCATCTGGTAAAATCATTACCGGCTTTGATATGATACGTGTGTTGGCATTGGGGGCGGATGCTTGTTATAGCGCCCGAGCCATGATGATGGCCTTAGGATGTATCCAGGCACTCGAATGTAATCACAATACTTGCCCGGTTGGTGTAGCCACTCAGGATAAAGTGCTTCAAAAAGGACTGAACCCTGCCGACAAGCGTGTCCGGGTGAAGAATTTCCATGAAAGAACGATCGAGTCGTTTGTGGAAATGCTAGGAGCAGCAGGTTTGACGTCTCCGACAGAAGTAAGCAAAAAGCACATTTTTCGACGCGTTGAGATGCATGAAGTGCGGTCTTACGAGGAGTTATATCCGTCAGTCACCGCTTGA
- a CDS encoding sigma-70 family RNA polymerase sigma factor, with amino-acid sequence MPEAKQHIDHQDEQQWIAEAQRDPQGFEPLYNRYYDEIFRFIYRRTDREQLTADICSQTFYKALLNLKKYQWTGRPFVAWLYRIASNELNRHFRDQKPVFVIEEDKMWDSFQEVEMSPDIESLIQVFSLLTDEEVHLLELKYFEQKTFKEIADILDFTESAIKMRLYRLLERMKQMLPP; translated from the coding sequence GTGCCGGAAGCGAAACAACATATTGATCATCAGGACGAGCAGCAATGGATAGCTGAAGCTCAGCGAGACCCTCAAGGTTTCGAGCCGCTATACAATCGCTATTATGATGAGATCTTTCGATTCATCTATCGGCGTACCGATCGCGAACAGCTCACGGCTGACATTTGCTCGCAGACGTTTTACAAAGCGCTGCTAAACCTCAAGAAGTACCAGTGGACAGGAAGGCCATTTGTTGCCTGGTTGTACCGGATTGCTTCCAATGAACTCAATCGTCATTTCAGAGATCAGAAACCTGTTTTTGTCATTGAAGAAGACAAAATGTGGGATTCCTTTCAGGAAGTGGAGATGAGCCCGGACATAGAGAGTTTGATCCAGGTTTTCTCGCTATTGACAGATGAGGAAGTCCATCTCCTGGAGCTCAAATATTTTGAGCAAAAGACCTTCAAGGAGATTGCAGACATTCTGGATTTCACAGAAAGTGCGATCAAGATGCGCTTGTATCGATTATTGGAAAGAATGAAGCAAATGTTACCGCCATGA
- a CDS encoding carbamoyltransferase, translating into MKILGISAFYHDSAACLIIDGKIVAAAQEERFSRKKHDASFPSGAVSYCMEEGMVLPEQIDKIVFYDKPLLKFERLLESYYAFAPRGLTSFIASIPVWLNEKMFLKRLIRKELKQIGFSSVPKVLFTEHHLSHAASAYYPSGFQDAAILTVDGVGEWATASICKGEGNQIEVLKELRFPHSLGLLYSAFTYFLGFRVNSGEYKLMGLAPYGNQEDPQVKEFEAIIERELIDIAEDGSIWLNQKYFNYATGLRMVFDKKWGKLFGMSKRLPGDELEQKHCNLGLAIQKITERVVELMAMEAKRITGSENLCLAGGVALNCVSNGKLQKKGIFKKMFIQPAAGDAGGALGAALAVHHIYEDQPLTQVQGMDGMEGSFLGPAIAEKDVLMVNSSYNAQAHKMEYNSLYAEVANYIDEGKVVGWVQGRMEFGPRALGARSILGDPRNPEMQKKLNLKIKYRESFRPFAPSVLAEDVGDHFELESDSPYMLLVQPVVEKIKRPLPEGYGDLNVKEKLYYERSDLPAITHIDYSARIQTVHQETNPHYWNLIHAFKQRTGCSVVVNTSFNVRGEPIVCTPDDAYRCFMRTEMDVLVVGQYLFLKEEQPDWDKKDDWQEEFVLD; encoded by the coding sequence ATGAAAATACTTGGAATCTCAGCGTTTTACCACGACTCGGCAGCGTGCTTGATCATAGACGGGAAGATCGTAGCCGCCGCACAAGAGGAGCGTTTTTCCAGAAAAAAGCATGATGCTTCCTTTCCGAGCGGCGCAGTTTCCTATTGTATGGAAGAGGGAATGGTCTTGCCAGAGCAGATTGACAAGATTGTATTTTATGACAAGCCGCTGCTCAAGTTCGAGCGACTCCTGGAAAGTTACTATGCCTTTGCTCCGAGAGGCTTAACCTCTTTTATTGCCTCAATTCCAGTTTGGTTGAATGAAAAGATGTTTCTGAAGCGACTCATTCGAAAAGAGTTGAAGCAAATTGGTTTTTCTAGTGTACCTAAAGTGTTGTTTACTGAGCATCATTTGTCACATGCAGCCAGTGCATATTACCCGTCGGGTTTTCAGGATGCCGCTATTTTGACGGTGGATGGCGTAGGAGAGTGGGCTACTGCTTCCATCTGTAAAGGAGAAGGAAACCAAATCGAGGTATTGAAAGAATTACGATTTCCGCATTCCCTGGGACTTTTATATTCCGCATTCACCTATTTTCTGGGCTTCCGGGTGAATTCCGGAGAGTACAAATTGATGGGGCTGGCTCCTTATGGAAATCAGGAAGATCCACAGGTGAAGGAATTTGAAGCCATCATAGAACGCGAATTGATTGATATTGCTGAGGATGGATCTATTTGGCTTAATCAGAAATACTTCAATTATGCTACTGGTCTCAGGATGGTGTTCGACAAGAAGTGGGGCAAACTGTTCGGGATGTCCAAAAGACTGCCCGGAGATGAGTTGGAACAAAAACACTGCAACCTGGGATTAGCTATTCAAAAAATTACTGAACGGGTGGTGGAATTGATGGCGATGGAGGCAAAACGTATCACAGGGAGTGAAAACCTATGTCTTGCAGGAGGAGTTGCTTTGAACTGTGTGAGTAATGGGAAACTTCAAAAGAAAGGCATTTTCAAGAAAATGTTCATCCAGCCAGCGGCTGGAGATGCGGGTGGAGCTTTGGGGGCAGCTTTAGCAGTACATCATATTTATGAAGATCAGCCTCTGACACAGGTGCAAGGAATGGACGGGATGGAAGGGTCTTTTTTAGGGCCTGCCATTGCTGAGAAAGACGTGTTAATGGTGAATAGTAGCTACAACGCACAAGCCCACAAGATGGAATACAATTCTCTTTATGCAGAGGTAGCCAATTACATCGATGAAGGTAAGGTTGTTGGATGGGTACAAGGTCGGATGGAGTTCGGCCCAAGGGCATTAGGTGCCCGAAGTATTTTGGGAGATCCCAGAAATCCTGAGATGCAAAAGAAATTGAACCTGAAGATCAAATATCGGGAGTCATTTCGGCCTTTCGCGCCATCGGTATTGGCAGAAGATGTAGGAGACCATTTTGAATTGGAATCAGACAGTCCTTACATGTTGCTGGTGCAGCCTGTGGTCGAGAAAATCAAGCGGCCCCTGCCCGAAGGATATGGGGATTTGAATGTCAAAGAGAAGTTGTATTACGAACGCTCGGACTTGCCGGCGATCACTCACATTGATTATTCTGCCCGGATTCAAACGGTGCATCAAGAGACGAATCCACATTATTGGAACCTGATCCATGCGTTCAAGCAAAGGACCGGTTGCAGTGTGGTAGTCAATACCAGCTTCAATGTACGTGGTGAACCGATTGTATGCACGCCAGATGATGCGTACCGATGTTTCATGCGAACAGAAATGGATGTTTTGGTGGTCGGGCAATACCTCTTCTTAAAAGAAGAGCAACCCGATTGGGACAAGAAAGATGATTGGCAGGAAGAATTTGTTCTAGATTGA
- a CDS encoding sulfate ABC transporter permease yields MEWLQRNREKFFSDWYNFNVPVFFLLLCFLYIALLLLKRLFIIDSIAAFEILQERGEFWVFDIIFGLQYLSVPFFLAWKFLFTTFLLWMGCFMFGYRLTFTQLWKWVMFAEVVFLFPEAFKVIWFTVFVSEASFEQYQAFYPFSLMNFFDFQTLPGRWHYVFKSLNIFEVLYSLSLIAGVFLLSGKKISISTYVVLSSYVLGMVLWLIFYSLVYG; encoded by the coding sequence ATGGAATGGCTCCAACGCAATCGAGAAAAGTTTTTTTCCGATTGGTATAACTTCAACGTCCCGGTCTTTTTTCTGTTGCTGTGTTTTCTCTACATCGCACTTTTATTACTTAAGCGGCTATTTATCATTGACAGCATAGCGGCTTTTGAAATCTTGCAGGAAAGGGGTGAATTCTGGGTGTTTGACATCATTTTTGGCTTGCAGTACTTATCAGTACCCTTTTTCCTTGCCTGGAAATTCCTTTTTACGACCTTCTTGCTTTGGATGGGCTGTTTTATGTTCGGTTACCGGCTCACGTTTACGCAGCTTTGGAAGTGGGTCATGTTCGCAGAAGTGGTCTTTCTCTTTCCTGAAGCGTTCAAAGTAATTTGGTTCACTGTTTTTGTTTCAGAAGCCAGTTTCGAACAATACCAGGCCTTCTACCCATTTTCCCTGATGAACTTTTTCGATTTCCAAACGCTGCCCGGGCGATGGCATTATGTTTTTAAATCACTGAACATTTTCGAAGTACTCTATTCCCTCTCATTGATTGCAGGTGTCTTTTTGCTGAGTGGTAAAAAAATCTCGATTTCCACGTATGTGGTCCTCTCAAGCTATGTACTGGGCATGGTGCTTTGGTTGATTTTCTATTCGTTGGTGTATGGGTAG